One window of Planctomycetota bacterium genomic DNA carries:
- a CDS encoding thioredoxin family protein, with the protein MPTVEVPAASAPFLTLDQFAAALSDTEDVVLVEFCMPSGCSRCDAMRGPIDRLANDRRDGMAVRRVNLRQHPQLTWEFKLNACPSYVAFRGGQEVFRAEHPTSADLIAAQLDESFGDLAPQPLAAVTR; encoded by the coding sequence ATGCCGACCGTCGAAGTCCCGGCGGCGTCGGCCCCCTTTTTGACGCTAGACCAGTTTGCCGCGGCTCTGTCCGACACCGAGGATGTGGTGCTGGTCGAGTTCTGCATGCCTTCGGGCTGCTCTCGATGCGACGCTATGCGCGGGCCAATCGACCGCTTGGCGAACGATCGGCGCGATGGTATGGCTGTCCGCCGCGTCAATCTCAGGCAGCACCCGCAGTTGACTTGGGAGTTCAAGCTCAACGCGTGCCCAAGTTACGTCGCGTTTCGCGGCGGTCAGGAGGTCTTCCGTGCGGAGCACCCGACCTCAGCCGATCTAATCGCGGCTCAGCTCGACGAATCGTTCGGCGATCTGGCCCCTCAACCGCTCGCGGCCGTCACCCGCTGA